The stretch of DNA ACTAAAAATCACCGATAGGTTCTTCGATGAACCTAAGGAGAACTTCCTTCAATACTGGAAATAAACAAGTGAAAATATTTGATTGACGCAAAGAAAAACGTAGAATAAAAAATCCGAACGCTTCTGATGAGGTGTTCGGATTTATTTTTTGATAGACTGGTTAAAATGATGATAAGGAGGTTGAATGATGGCTATTACGTATTATGGATATCCGAAATGTAGTACTTGCAAAAAGGCTAAAGCATGGTTGGATGCCGAAGGTCTTTCGTATCATGATGTACATATTGTAGAAACTCCCCCTTCAAAGGAAGAGTTGAAAAAGATCGTAGAGACAAGTGGGTTGCCGCTTAAGAAGTTTTATAACACGAGTGGAATGAAATATAGGGAGCTTGGTTTAAAAGATAAACTGCCGACGATGTCAGATGAAGAACAATATGAATTGCTTGCTTCAGACGGGATGCTCATTAAAAGACCCCTTGTGACGGACGGCTTGAAAGCCACAGTAGGTTTTAAGGAGTCGGATTTTACTGTGAATTGGAAAAGCTGATTTTCTGTTCTTGTTTTTAAGGAAAGATTATGTCAAACTGAAGTTGAATATATTACATATTTGGAGGGGTATTAATGAGCACACCAAAAGAATTACGCTACTCTGAGGAACACGAATGGGTTAAAGTTGAAGATGGAAAAGCACGCATCGGCATCACTAACTTCGCTCAATCTGAGCTTGGTGATATTGTATTCGTAGAACTTCCACAAGTAGGCGACGAAATCAAAACGAACGAACCATTTGGCAGTGTTGAATCTGTTAAAACAGTTTCTGAGCTATACGCACCAATCAGTGGTAAAGTAGTTGAAGTGAACAGCGGATTGGAAGACAGTCCTGAATTCGTGAATGAATCTCCATACGAGAATGCATGGATGATCGTTGTAGAACCTACAGATTTGTCTGAAGTGGACTCATTAATGACGGCTGAGCAATACGAAGAAATGACACAAGAGTAATATCGTTAGTTGAACGCCGACATTTGTTCGGCGTTTTTTGCATATGTCGATTATAACAGCGAGTTTAAAACGGGATATTGAAAAGAGTGGCATTGGTTGTGATCGGGAAGAGTTGCAACCTGATGGACTCCGTTTCAAGAAAACTTTTTAAACAATCTTTTATGTCAGTACAGCCAGGAGTGATCCCATGCCAATTGATAAAGTCATAATTGTAGAAGGTCGATCAGATAAACAGCGGATTCTGCGTCTTATTGCAGAGCCAGTTGAAATTATCTGCACGAACGGAACAGTCAGCCCCACGCGATTGGAAGAAATATTAGCCCCCTACGATCAGTTGGAGATTTATGTATTTGTCGATGCTGATAAGTCCGGAGAGAAATTACGTGCGCTCATTAAACGTGAATTTCCCGAAGCACTTCATTTATATACTGATCCAGCCTACCGAGAAGTTGCGACTACACCAATGAAAGTTCTAGCGACTGTGTTGCTCGGAGCGAATATCGATGTTAAAGCGGAATTTATTGCCTAAAGGATGAATACAATGAAAGAATGGACGCGTGCGGAGTGGGAAAATCATTCTCAAAACGCAAAGAGGGCAGCTTATTATTTATATACGCCCATGTGTGGAACTTGCCAAGTTGCCTCAAAAATGATGGACGTTGTGGAAGAACTTTTGCCGGATTTGCAAATAGGGAAAGCAAACTTGAACTATGTAGAAAGTTTAGCGGTCGATTATCAAATCCAAAGCGTCCCTTGTTTACTCATTGCGGAAAATGGTCAAATAGTTGAAAAAGTTTATGCTTTTCAATCAGTTCCCTATCTCTATAATCGTTTGCAAAAAAATAATTGACGTTCGCATTTGAACGTGTTACATTATCATTCGTAACTAAAAACTTAATATCGTAAACTCTTATAAAGAGAGGCTGAGGGAAGTGCCCTATGAAGCCCGGCAACCGTCACAATTTGTGAAATGGTGCCAAATCACTCAAAGCGAATTCGCTTTGAAAGATGAGAGAACGGTCTAACGTATATAATTGTGCATTAGTCCCTTCTGCTTGTCTGCGGAAGGGATTTTTATTTTTTTAGGATATTTCAATAAAATGATGTTGATATTAAATAAAATGAAAGAGGTTATTTGCGCACGCTAAGCTTGAGAGCAGGTAAGTGGTTTTAAACTTGTTGACTCATGCGAAACATGCGGCCAGCGCAATTGCACGATAAAGAAAACAAATAAAATGCTTGATAAATTCAGAGGTGAAGTAAATATGATTCAATTAAAAAACTTATCAAAACGGTTTGAAACCGGTAATGGACAACTCATAGCGGTAGATGACGTGAATGTGACGATTGATCAAGGCGAGATTTTTGGCATAATCGGTTACAGTGGAGCCGGAAAAAGTACGTTAATCAGATTATTGAATGGCTTGGAAAAACCTACTTCAGGTAGTGTCACTGTAAATGGACACGAAATCTCGTCCAGTTCAGGACAAGATCTTCGTAGTGCAAGACAAAAAGTAAGCATGATTTTTCAACATTTCAACTTACTATGGTCGCGGACAGTCGAGGAAAATATTTCATTCCCACTAGAAATTGCAGGGATTAGCAAAACGCAACGTTCAGAACGAGTTAAAGAATTAATCGAACTAGTTGGATTGACAGGGAGGGATAAAGCATACCCTTCCCAATTATCCGGCGGTCAAAAGCAACGGGTAGGAATTGCCCGTGCCCTTGCCAATAATCCTGAAGTGCTGCTATGTGATGAAGCGACATCAGCACTTGACCCTGAAACAACAGATGCCATTTTGGAACTATTGGTAGATATCAACAAACGGTTGGGTTTGACAATTGTCCTGATTACACATGAAATGCATGTCATCCGTAAAATTTGTCATCGGGTTGCGGTCATGGAAGCTGGAAAAGTGGTTGAAATGGGAAGTGTACTTCAAATATTCCAAACTCCTGAACAACCCATTACGAAACGCTTTGTTGCCCAGGTAAATGGTCCGGAGTCAGCCAGCCAGACTATTGCTCATTTGGTAGAGCAATATCCCTCAGGCAAGCTTGTGAAACTAGTGTTTGTCGGAGATAGAACGGAGCAACCGATTCTATCAAGATTAATTAAGCAATATCAAGTAGAAGTTAACATCGTTCAAGGGAATATCGCACAAACTCAAAATGGTGCATATGGAACGTTATATTTACAAATCGACGGTGATTCAAATGCCATCGACCAAGCGATTGATTATTTACATGGACAAGATGTTCATACGGAGGTGATTTCACATGATTGAAAACCTTCTACCGAATGTGGATTGGGAAAAAATGTGGGAAGCCACACTTGAAACGTTATATATGACTGCAATGGCTACCGTTTTAACTTTCATAATTGGACTTGCACTTGGAATTTTGCTGTTTGTAACTAGCCCTCGTCAATTATGGGCAAATAAAATAGTGTACTGGTTAACAGGGGCGTTCGTTAATATTTTCAGATCCATCCCGTTTATCATCTTAATTATTTTGTTGATTCCGTTTACTAAATTCCTACTCGGTACGATTCGTGGGGCAAATGCTGCATTACCGGCACTAATCATAGGTGCAGCACCATTTTATGCCCGCATGGTCCTGATTGCATTACGTGAAATAGATAAAGGTGTAATTGAAGCTGCTCGCTCAATGGGTGCTAAAACTTCCACAATCATTTGGAAAGTGCTACTTCCGGAGTCCATGCCTGCATTAATCTCAGGACTGACCGTTACAGCAATTGCCCTTGTAGGTTATACTGCGATGGCAGGAATTATCGGAGCGGGCGGTCTTGGAACACTCGCATTTTTAGATGGCTTCCAACGCAGTAGGGGAGATGTAACAGTTGTTTCCACAATTATCATTTTACTAATTGTCTTTATCATCCAATGGGTGGGAGATTCGATTACAACAAAAACAGACAAACGTTAAGGTGCTTTCGGGTGAAAGCTCGATCACATAAACAAAAAAAGGGAGAGATAATGATGAAGAAATTTGTAGCAGGAATTTTATTATCGGCAAGTGCAATCACTCTAGCAGCATGTGGCGGAGGAGCTGACTCATCATCAGGTGGAGACAGTAAAGAACTTGTAGTGGGAGCATCTAACATACCCCATTCAGAAATTTTGGAACAAGCAAAACCGTTGCTTGAAGAAAAAGGTATTGAACTTAAAATTGAAACTTACCAAGATTACATTTTACCGAATGAGGATTTGGAAAATGGCGATTTGGATGCAAACTACTTCCAGCACATTCCTTACTTCGAAGCTCAAATGGCCGATCATGGCTATGATTTTGCCAATGCTGGTGGTATCCATATTGAGCCAATCGGTGTGTACTCAAAAAAATATAAGTCTCTGGATGAACTTCCTGAAGGAGCA from Paenisporosarcina sp. FSL H8-0542 encodes:
- a CDS encoding arsenate reductase family protein, which produces MAITYYGYPKCSTCKKAKAWLDAEGLSYHDVHIVETPPSKEELKKIVETSGLPLKKFYNTSGMKYRELGLKDKLPTMSDEEQYELLASDGMLIKRPLVTDGLKATVGFKESDFTVNWKS
- the gcvH gene encoding glycine cleavage system protein GcvH, whose product is MSTPKELRYSEEHEWVKVEDGKARIGITNFAQSELGDIVFVELPQVGDEIKTNEPFGSVESVKTVSELYAPISGKVVEVNSGLEDSPEFVNESPYENAWMIVVEPTDLSEVDSLMTAEQYEEMTQE
- a CDS encoding toprim domain-containing protein, with translation MPIDKVIIVEGRSDKQRILRLIAEPVEIICTNGTVSPTRLEEILAPYDQLEIYVFVDADKSGEKLRALIKREFPEALHLYTDPAYREVATTPMKVLATVLLGANIDVKAEFIA
- a CDS encoding thioredoxin family protein; its protein translation is MKEWTRAEWENHSQNAKRAAYYLYTPMCGTCQVASKMMDVVEELLPDLQIGKANLNYVESLAVDYQIQSVPCLLIAENGQIVEKVYAFQSVPYLYNRLQKNN
- a CDS encoding methionine ABC transporter ATP-binding protein, coding for MIQLKNLSKRFETGNGQLIAVDDVNVTIDQGEIFGIIGYSGAGKSTLIRLLNGLEKPTSGSVTVNGHEISSSSGQDLRSARQKVSMIFQHFNLLWSRTVEENISFPLEIAGISKTQRSERVKELIELVGLTGRDKAYPSQLSGGQKQRVGIARALANNPEVLLCDEATSALDPETTDAILELLVDINKRLGLTIVLITHEMHVIRKICHRVAVMEAGKVVEMGSVLQIFQTPEQPITKRFVAQVNGPESASQTIAHLVEQYPSGKLVKLVFVGDRTEQPILSRLIKQYQVEVNIVQGNIAQTQNGAYGTLYLQIDGDSNAIDQAIDYLHGQDVHTEVISHD
- a CDS encoding methionine ABC transporter permease, which gives rise to MIENLLPNVDWEKMWEATLETLYMTAMATVLTFIIGLALGILLFVTSPRQLWANKIVYWLTGAFVNIFRSIPFIILIILLIPFTKFLLGTIRGANAALPALIIGAAPFYARMVLIALREIDKGVIEAARSMGAKTSTIIWKVLLPESMPALISGLTVTAIALVGYTAMAGIIGAGGLGTLAFLDGFQRSRGDVTVVSTIIILLIVFIIQWVGDSITTKTDKR